The following nucleotide sequence is from Halobacillus mangrovi.
ATAGTAATGAGTAAATGCGTGTTCAGTTAAGTACAATACTGAACTAATATACCGGACCTTGACGCGATTTGGCTGATATATAGAACGTTTCTACCCCATTGAGCTCTAACAATCTTGTGCCCTAATCTTCTTGAGGGCGGATATACTTTCCCAACTTAACTTCTTCATTTTGTGTTTCCGTTACTCCAAACAATCGGAAGGAGGTCCGGGAAATGGCGAGCCTCCTGTGGGATGAACATGACAGGTGAGACCCCGGAGAGCGATTAGCTCGAGGAGGCTCAGCGCATGCCCACGGAAAGCGAGTCATTTCCCGGACCTCCTAGTTCCATCCACGGCAACGGAAACCTTCCATCACAATATATCTTGACAGCGTGTCTTTCAGAATCGTGCTATTTAGCTGAATAATACCCACCATAAATGTTCTTTTTCTGATTTTCACCGCATAATTCTGTTCAAGGGTAAGAAATTTTGATAGAGTAGTTTCATAGGGAATAAAGGAGGTTTCTTCATCATGGCATTTGGATTTATCTTGTATGCACTCGTCATTTTATTTGTGTTCAACTCACTCACTCATTCCTTATGCTTGAAAACAAAGATGTCGACTGAAAAGCAAACTCGCGTCTTCAGAACAATCAACGTTCTGATCACCATATTACTCATATCTTCATATGTAGAAGTACTCAATACACTATAAGCAGACAGGCCATGACGGCACCCCCGTCACGGCCTGTTTTATTTCTGTTTGACTCTTTTTTATATTTCTTTTCCTCTATGGAACATGCAAGGCAAAATATGTTATATTTACTCATGGGCTGTAATAAGTAGATCTCTACGTCATGAAAATCATAAAATCGCAAATAGGAGTGTACGTCATGAAGAAAATTGCAATCACAGCTGCCATAGCGGCCAGCGTATTCACTTTATCCGCTTGTTCATCTAATGCGGATGATTCCAAAACTGTTGTAGAAACAAGCGGCGGGGAAATCACAAAAGAAGAATTTTATCAGGAATTAAAGAAAAGTAATGGAGAACAAGTTCTACAGCAACTAGTCATGAAAGAAGTCCTAGCAAATAAATACGATGTATCTGATGAAGCAGTCAATAAAGAACTAGAAACTCTAAAAGAACAATACGGTGACCAGTTTGAAATGGTCCTTCAGCAAAGCGGCTATGGAAGCGAAGAAGAATTTAAAGAAGTCATCCGTTTCAGTCTTCTACAAGAAAAAGCAGCATCTGAAGATGTCGAAATTTCCGAAGAAGAGATGAAGCAATACTATGAGCGCATGAAGACAGAAGTTCAAGCAAGCCACATCCTAGTCAAAGACGAAGAAACAGCTAAAGAAGTAAAACAAAAGCTTGAAGACGGAGGAGACTTCGGTAAACTTGCAAGTGAATATTCTTCTGACGGATCCGCACAGCAAGGTGGTAAGCTTGGCTGGTTCGGACCTGGTAAAATGGCACCTGAATTCGAAGAAGCAGCATATAGCCTTGAAAAAGGTGAAATTAGCGAACCTGTCAAAACTCAGTTCGGCTTTCATATTATTAAAGTAACAGACAAACGAGATGCTGAAGATGTGAAACCATATGAAGAAGCAAAAGAAGAAATCAAGCGTACCCTTGTTAGTCAAAAAGTCGATCAGGCTAAGCTGCAAGAGAAAATGGATAAATTGATGCAAGAAGCAGAAATTGACGTTAAAATTGAAGAGTACAAAGACCTATTCAAACAACCTGAATCTGCTCCTGCCGAAGGTTCTGAGTCAGGCGGAACAGAGGGAAATAGTTCAGAGCAAAACACAACCGAAGAATAAACAACATCATTTCATAAACAGCACTAACCATTCAGGTTAACAAACCAAAAGCCAGGTGATTCCAATCACCTGGCTTTTAATCTGGCATCATCGTTTTCTCTTTTTTGCCTCGTCTTTCTTTCTCTCTTTCCATCCGTTTCAAGTAGACTTGACCTTCTTGTTCGATAAACTGCTGCTCCAAATGATGCTCTGCCCGCATCGCACGAATAGCCATATAACCACTTATAAAAATAAAAATAATACAAAAGTACACCCAGATTGGAATCCCAAACAACATAGTTGGTTCCTCCCTAACTCATTTGTATCTAGTCTATGAAGTCCATTCCCAGATTATGAACAAGCCTTGTTAAGAAATACCCTCTCTTATCCTTCTAAACATAACAAAATAGATAGCTGCGCTTCCCACAGCAAAAAGGCCCAGCAAGACAAATGTCATAGAATAACTCATATAATTTGAGAAAATCAAACTTAATGGGGCAAGCAGTCTTCCGATTGTAAACCGTAACGAAGCAGCAGAAAAATACTGCCCTCTCATATTTTCTGGAGCGAGTTTAGAAACAAAGCTTTCCTGAATACCAACGACCATTAATTCTGCAAAAGTAAAAATTCCCATGGCCAGTATGAATACCCAAACACTCTGGGTCATTCCATATAAAGTAATCCCTACTGCATAAAATAGACTGGAAAAAATAAACACTCTCTTTTCCTTAAACCGATTCATCCATTTCGTTACGGCTACTGTAAATAGAGCAACGAGCAAACCATTTTCAGCTAACACGAGACCGAAAGCTCGTTCACCTGAAACTGTCCATTTCCAGTCTCCCAACTGAAGCAAAGTTTGGTTCTGAACGACTTCACTCGTGTAAACTGCTATCAACAAGTCCAATTGCATAAATGTTTGTGCAGCTAAAACACCAGCAATGATGAACAGAAGAAATGTCCGGTCTTTAGCGATGACACGGTAGTCACTTAACTCTTTCCAGATTACAGAGAATAGAGTTTCTCCTTTTTCCTTAACCCTTTCTGTCACCGTTGTCGTTTCCTCTAAGTAGTAAGAAAGAACCCCAGCTAAAAGTGCAGTGATAACCACTCCAGCAAGCA
It contains:
- a CDS encoding peptidylprolyl isomerase; translation: MKKIAITAAIAASVFTLSACSSNADDSKTVVETSGGEITKEEFYQELKKSNGEQVLQQLVMKEVLANKYDVSDEAVNKELETLKEQYGDQFEMVLQQSGYGSEEEFKEVIRFSLLQEKAASEDVEISEEEMKQYYERMKTEVQASHILVKDEETAKEVKQKLEDGGDFGKLASEYSSDGSAQQGGKLGWFGPGKMAPEFEEAAYSLEKGEISEPVKTQFGFHIIKVTDKRDAEDVKPYEEAKEEIKRTLVSQKVDQAKLQEKMDKLMQEAEIDVKIEEYKDLFKQPESAPAEGSESGGTEGNSSEQNTTEE
- a CDS encoding sporulation YhaL family protein, yielding MLFGIPIWVYFCIIFIFISGYMAIRAMRAEHHLEQQFIEQEGQVYLKRMEREKERRGKKEKTMMPD
- a CDS encoding MDR family MFS transporter, yielding MKWKDWDRNLKIRLFGEGSMNILFWMFFPFMTIYFERSFGKDYAGILLMLSQAFSVLASLIGGYCADRFGRKRMMVYSAIGESFTFVLFAAANSPWLDSPIVTFIAFSLLGIFGAFYWPASHAMVADVVPEKHRADVFAVFYTSINIAVVIGPLIGSYIFYTYRFEMLLAGVVITALLAGVLSYYLEETTTVTERVKEKGETLFSVIWKELSDYRVIAKDRTFLLFIIAGVLAAQTFMQLDLLIAVYTSEVVQNQTLLQLGDWKWTVSGERAFGLVLAENGLLVALFTVAVTKWMNRFKEKRVFIFSSLFYAVGITLYGMTQSVWVFILAMGIFTFAELMVVGIQESFVSKLAPENMRGQYFSAASLRFTIGRLLAPLSLIFSNYMSYSMTFVLLGLFAVGSAAIYFVMFRRIREGIS